From a single Rosa rugosa chromosome 7, drRosRugo1.1, whole genome shotgun sequence genomic region:
- the LOC133722958 gene encoding exocyst complex component EXO70A1-like gives MGVPQAMEAVAGRAELIRESLQKSQTVTDSMVAILGSFDHRLSALETAMRPTQIRTHSLRRAHENIDKTLKRAEVILEQFDHTRKAEAKILRGPHEDLESYLEAIDQLRSTINFFKINKTLKSSEGVINHANNLLNKAISKLEDEFRQLLANYRFVLCHIQLPLALIHLTRKKQCFSSSGVYFDSSELNSCSSLLERKAVCGV, from the exons ATGGGGGTTCCTCAAGCAATGGAGGCCGTGGCAGGCAGAGCAGAGCTCATACGAGAGTCTCTCCAGAAGAGCCAGACCGTCACCGACAGCATGGTCGCCATTCTCGGCTCCTTCGACCACCGCCTCTCCGCCCTCGAAACCGCCATGCGTCCCACCCAG ATAAGAACGCATTCGCTTCGGAGGGCGCATGAGAACATTGACAAGACATTGAAGCGAGCAGAGGTTATACTGGAGCAATTTGACCATACACGCAAG GCAGAGGCTAAAATATTGAGAGGGCCACATGAGGACCTGGAAAGTTATTTGGAAGCAATTGATCAGTTGAGAAGCACCATCAACTTTTTCAAGATCAATAAGACTCTCAAGAGTAGCGAAGGGGTCATTAATCATGCCAATAACTTGCTTAATAAGGCAATCTCAAAGCTTGAAGATGAGTTTAGACAGCTGCTTGCAAATTACAGGTTCGTTTTGTGCCACATTCAACTCCCACTTGCATTGATACACCTCACTCGCAAGAAGCAGTGTTTCTCAAGTTCCGGTGTCTATTTCGATAGTAGTGAGTTAAATTCGTGCTCTTCCCTTTTAGAGAGGAAGGCTGTCTGCGGTGTTTGA
- the LOC133722957 gene encoding uncharacterized protein LOC133722957 → MQDSFSFRVGKTFDSLPGSWSLGDEKIDRRELQEEERGWFGQSSESKANPKTKPDDYDEEQWEIKTSIGLDLTLDSEDEEDGYDKLAVGMEDSIDRPDMNEYVNDDDETDSDEVPNLLKGFSGDPLEIGIKSLLKRTSIDDQLVSSTVEKRVRFRDEEEHEGSKDRWSAAVPYYIRNPSRYTHYTFDSSRDMDDKSNEQAYLNFRMQFSRLMKSDTMEAEEVACIAVSKPVALVPRKKSTDASKELAPCRIRPIAFPDTDDCEMEEDEPVTGSSSGRAVVRRTIPRQFRTNTSLIGVG, encoded by the exons ATGCAAGACAGTTTCAGCTTCCGAGTAGGCAAGACCTTCGACTCTCTACCTGGTTCATGGTCCCTTGGAGATGAGAAAATCGATAGAAGGGAAT TACAGGAAGAAGAACGTGGTTGGTTCGGTCAATCTTCCGAGTCTAAAGCCAACCCTAAGACTAAGCCAGATGATTATGATGAGGAGCAGTGGGAAATTAAAACCTCTATTGGCTTAGACCTCACACTCGACTCCGAGGACGAGGAAGATGGATATGATAAATTGGCTGTTGGAATGGAAGACTCTATAGATCGTCCTGATATGAATGAGTACGTAAACGACGACGATGAGACAGACAGTGATGAGGTTCCCAATTTGCTCAAGGGTTTCTCTGGAGACCCACTTGAAATTGGCATAAAATCGCTTTTGAAGAGGACGAGTATTGATGATCAATTAGTCTCATCTACAGTAGAAAAACGTGTTCGATTTCGAGACGAAGAGGAGCATGAAGGATCAAAAGATCGTTGGTCTGCAGCGGTTCCATATTACATACGGAATCCATCAAGATATACACATTATACGTTTGATTCATCTAGAGACATGGATGACAAATCCAACGAGCAAGCCTATTTGAACTTCCGTATGCAATTTTCGAGATTGATGAAGTCAGATACTATGGAAGCCGAGGAAGTTGCTTGTATTGCTGTTTCAAAACCAGTCGCATTGGTACCAAGAAAGAAATCAACTGATGCTAGTAAGGAACTTGCGCCTTGTAGAATCAGGCCAATTGCTTTTCCAGACACTGATGATTGTGAGATGGAGGAAGATGAACCGGTGACAGGATCAAGCAGTGGAAGAGCCGTCGTGCGGAGAACTATCCCCCGCCAGTTTCGTACAAACACCAGCTTAATTGGAGTTGGATGA
- the LOC133719963 gene encoding exocyst complex component EXO70A1-like: MGVPQAMEAVAGRAELIRESLQKSQTVTDSMVAILGSFDHRLSALETAMRPTQIRTHSLRRAHENIDKTLKRAEVILEQFDHTRKAEAKILRGPHEDLESYLEAIDQLRSTINFFKINKTLKSSEGVINHANNLLNKAISKLEDEFRQLLANYSKPVEPDRLFDCLPDSLRPSADPSGQNGNGKSEQQQRRLQPVIYTPLTLIPPRVLPLLHDLAQQMALAGHQQQLFKIYRDTRASALEQSLRKLGVERLSKDDVQKMQWEVLEAKIGNWIHYMRIAVKLLFSGEKKICDQIFEGAESLREPCFAEVAANSVSVLLSFGEAIARSKRSPEKLFVLLDMYEIMRELQSEIELLFGSKPSIEMRDAAVSLTKRLAQTAQETFGDFEEAVEKDATKTAVLDGTVHPLTSYVINYVKFLFDYQSTLKQLFQEFDEAEADAQLTTVTTRIMTALQNNLDGKSKQYKDPALTQLFLMNNIHYIVRSVRRSEAKDLLGDDWVQIHRRIVQQHANQYKRVSWAKILQCLTVQGTNSSGGAAAESTLSRATVKERFKTFNIQFEELHQRQSQWTIPDSELRESLRLAVAEVLLPAYRSFIKRFGPMIDNGKNPGKYIKFSPEAIESMLNEFFESKTWGDQNRR; encoded by the exons ATGGGGGTTCCTCAAGCAATGGAGGCCGTGGCAGGCAGAGCAGAGCTCATACGAGAGTCTCTCCAGAAGAGCCAGACCGTCACCGACAGCATGGTCGCCATTCTCGGCTCCTTCGACCACCGCCTCTCCGCCCTCGAAACCGCCATGCGTCCCACCCAG ATAAGAACGCATTCGCTTAGGAGGGCGCATGAGAACATTGACAAGACATTGAAGCGAGCAGAGGTTATACTGGAGCAATTTGACCATACACGCAAG GCAGAGGCTAAAATATTGAGAGGGCCACATGAGGACCTGGAAAGTTATTTGGAAGCAATTGATCAGTTGAGAAGCACCATCAACTTTTTCAAGATCAATAAGACTCTCAAGAGTAGCGAAGGGGTCATTAATCATGCCAATAACTTGCTTAATAAGGCAATCTCAAAGCTTGAAGATGAGTTTAGACAGCTGCTTGCAAATTACAG CAAGCCAGTGGAGCCTGATCGTCTGTTTGACTGTCTTCCCGACTCTCTAAGACCATCAGCAGATCCATCTGGGCAGAATGGTAATGGAAAGTCTGAGCAACAGCAGAGAAGGTTACAACCTGTTATTTACACACCACTAACTCTTATTCCCCCAAGGGTTCTGCCATTGCTGCATGATTTAGCCCAACAAATGGCTCTAGCTGGCCATCAACAACAGCTATTTAAGATCTACAG GGATACTCGTGCTTCAGCTTTGGAGCAAAGTTTGAGGAAACTAGGTGTGGAAAGACTTAGTAAAGATGATGTCCAGAAAATGCAGTGGGAGGTTTTAGAGGCTAAGATTGGGAATTGGATACATTATATGCGGATAGCA GTGAAACTGCTGTTTTCTGGGGAAAAGAAAATATGTGATCAAATATTTGAAGGTGCTGAGTCACTCAGGGAACCATGTTTTGCTGAAGTTGCTGCAAACAGTGTTTCTGTGCTTCTTAGTTTCGGGGAGGCTATTGCCAGAAGCAAGAGGTCACCTGAAAAATTATTTGTTCTTTTAGACATGTATGAGATAATGCGAGAACTTCAGTCAGAG ATTGAACTTCTTTTTGGAAGTAAACCTTCCATTGAAATGCGGGATGCTGCAGTGAGTTTGACAAAGCGCCTAGCTCAGACAGCCCAGGAAACCTttggtgattttgaagaagcggTTGAAAAAGATGCCACAAAAACTGCTGTTCTTGATGGAACTGTCCATCCATTAACAAGCTATGTGATAAACTATGTGAAGTTCCTCTTTGA TTATCAGTCTACACTGAAGCAACTTTTTCAAGAGTTTGATGAGGCTGAAGCTGATGCCCAATTAACAACTGTAACTACAAGGATTATGACGGCTCTTCAAAATAACCTGGATGGAAAATCTAAGCAGTATAAGGATCCTGCTTTGACTCAATTATTTCTCATGAACAACATTCACTACATAGTGAGATCTGTACGGAG GTCAGAAGCAAAGGACTTGTTGGGGGATGACTGGGTGCAGATACACCGAAGGATTGTGCAGCAGCATGCAAATCAGTATAAGAGGGTTTCTTGGGCAAAG ATTCTGCAGTGTCTTACTGTCCAGGGCACAAATTCATCAGGTGGTGCTGCAGCTGAGAGTACACTTTCAAGAGCAACGGTCAAAGAGCGATTCAAGACCTTTAACATCCAATTTGAGGAGCTTCATCAAAGGCAATCGCAGTGGACAATTCCTGACAGCGAATTGCGAGAGTCTTTAAGGCTGGCTGTAGCTGAAGTTCTTTTGCCTGCTTACAGATCATTCATCAAACGTTTCGG ACCGATGATTGACAATGGGAAAAACCCGGGGAAGTATATCAAGTTCAGTCCAGAGGCTATTGAGTCCATGCTGAATGAATTTTTTGAGAGTAAGACCTGGGGTGATCAAAACCGTAGATAG